A window from Longimicrobium sp. encodes these proteins:
- a CDS encoding NUDIX hydrolase produces MGERGDDGGPRPWERLSSRQVAEYEMFRVREDRSRSPKDGKEQTFHIAESSGGVVILALTDDDRVVMVEQFRHARRKVGLELPAGVLDDGESPEEAAERELREETGYEGDEPRILGCVDLNPSWQVTLVHVALVRGAKRAGEKDEDEGEDIRVHLVPVAELRRMATSGEVDAGSTLAALALWDWKEGGSREAG; encoded by the coding sequence ATGGGAGAGCGGGGGGACGACGGCGGGCCGCGGCCGTGGGAGCGGCTGTCGAGCCGGCAGGTGGCCGAGTACGAGATGTTTCGCGTGCGCGAGGACCGCTCGCGCTCGCCGAAGGACGGGAAGGAGCAGACCTTCCACATCGCCGAGTCGTCCGGCGGCGTCGTGATCCTGGCGCTGACGGACGACGATCGCGTGGTGATGGTCGAGCAGTTCCGCCACGCGCGGCGGAAAGTCGGCCTCGAACTCCCAGCCGGCGTGCTGGACGACGGCGAATCGCCGGAAGAGGCCGCCGAACGCGAGCTGCGCGAGGAGACGGGGTACGAGGGAGACGAGCCGCGGATTCTCGGCTGCGTCGACCTGAACCCCTCGTGGCAGGTGACGCTCGTGCACGTTGCGCTCGTCCGCGGCGCGAAGCGGGCGGGGGAGAAGGACGAGGACGAAGGCGAGGACATCCGCGTCCATCTCGTCCCCGTCGCCGAGCTGCGGCGGATGGCCACCTCGGGCGAGGTGGATGCCGGATCAACCCTCGCCGCGCTGGCGCTGTGGGACTGGAAGGAGGGCGGCTCCCGCGAGGCGGGGTAA
- a CDS encoding CsbD family protein, whose protein sequence is MADDVTGKLTHLAGKVKEGIGDLLGDRHIEREGRLDQMEGRAEQDAARAEDAMLDANARRVEAQRAKDLNDELDRGLDRDRVI, encoded by the coding sequence ATGGCTGACGACGTGACGGGCAAGCTGACGCATCTGGCCGGGAAGGTGAAGGAGGGGATCGGCGACCTGCTGGGCGACCGCCACATCGAGCGCGAGGGGCGGCTGGACCAGATGGAGGGCCGTGCGGAGCAGGACGCCGCGCGCGCCGAAGACGCCATGCTCGACGCCAACGCGCGCCGGGTGGAGGCGCAGCGCGCCAAGGACCTGAACGACGAGCTGGACCGCGGCCTCGACCGCGACCGGGTGATCTGA